A genome region from Gloeocapsopsis sp. IPPAS B-1203 includes the following:
- a CDS encoding PstS family phosphate ABC transporter substrate-binding protein, translating into MNVTLKELAIALRAAPKAIALGTLALTASCTTTPNSSTQTQTQQSPQLTAATNTADTSVRVDGSSTVYPITQAVAKEFQSTQGNQAQISVDFSGTSGGFEKFCAGEIDVAGASRPILTAEMEACNKNSVRYIELPVAFDALTVAVHPQNNWAQDITVAELKRMWEPAAEGKITRWNQVRSSWPDRPFKLYGAGRQSGTFDYFTEAVVGETRASRNDYVASEDDNVLVEGISKDPDALGYFGFSYLEENQNKLKALAVDNGAGAVIPSRQTVENNEYQPLSRPLFIYVNAQYAQKKPAVKDFVNFYNKQAPTLVSSVGYVPLPEEAYDLNERHFYTGKVGTVFEGEAELNITISELLRRQAKF; encoded by the coding sequence ATGAACGTTACGCTCAAAGAATTGGCGATTGCGCTACGCGCAGCACCCAAAGCGATCGCGCTTGGGACGTTGGCGTTAACTGCTAGTTGCACAACGACACCCAACTCCTCAACACAAACACAAACGCAACAATCACCACAGCTAACCGCAGCAACAAACACCGCAGATACATCAGTCAGAGTTGATGGCTCGAGTACGGTTTATCCAATTACACAAGCTGTGGCAAAAGAGTTTCAATCAACTCAAGGTAATCAAGCGCAAATTTCTGTTGATTTTTCAGGAACAAGCGGCGGTTTTGAAAAGTTTTGTGCAGGAGAAATAGACGTTGCTGGGGCTTCGCGTCCCATTTTAACCGCAGAGATGGAAGCTTGTAATAAAAATTCTGTCAGATACATTGAGCTTCCTGTCGCCTTTGACGCACTAACAGTAGCTGTACATCCACAGAATAACTGGGCGCAAGACATTACTGTTGCTGAGTTAAAAAGAATGTGGGAACCAGCAGCAGAAGGTAAGATTACTCGCTGGAACCAAGTAAGATCTTCATGGCCTGATCGCCCATTTAAATTGTATGGTGCAGGTAGACAATCGGGTACATTTGATTACTTTACTGAGGCGGTAGTAGGAGAAACAAGAGCTAGCCGCAACGACTATGTAGCAAGTGAAGACGATAATGTTTTAGTAGAAGGAATCAGCAAAGATCCTGATGCTTTAGGTTACTTTGGTTTTTCGTACTTAGAAGAAAATCAAAACAAATTAAAAGCTTTAGCAGTCGATAACGGCGCAGGCGCGGTGATACCTTCGCGCCAAACTGTAGAAAACAACGAATATCAACCACTGTCGCGTCCTTTATTCATCTACGTTAATGCACAGTACGCGCAGAAGAAACCTGCAGTCAAAGATTTTGTGAATTTCTACAACAAGCAAGCCCCAACGCTAGTGAGTTCAGTAGGTTATGTCCCCTTACCTGAAGAAGCGTATGACTTAAATGAGAGACATTTCTACACCGGAAAAGTCGGAACAGTATTTGAGGGAGAAGCAGAACTCAACATCACAATTAGCGAATTATTACGTAGACAAGCAAAGTTTTAG
- a CDS encoding 1-acyl-sn-glycerol-3-phosphate acyltransferase: MNCYNFNWFDWFCLWYPPGWLILFNRHWQHYHADPDGWNWLEYILFLIPCGFYLALFIRWLRLGCRFPRNQQQLFDPKYQQAFRNEILNPIVKFYFRADLKQIENLPDPPLLIVMNHAGMCFPWDFLVLGYLLSEARDWTVQPLAGVALFDHPWMRWWLPSGWAQVLGGVKAERDEFEAALAQETVLLYAPEGLRGPMKGWHKRYQLETFDSSFIQLSDRYNIPILPVVCLGNEYLHPWAINFKTLAKKIYLPFLPLSPLIALFALFPSMGVWAMRSRLCYFIQPVYKTELKVDGNSKRRRAYQEAQSLRNKMQNLIN, from the coding sequence ATGAATTGCTATAACTTTAACTGGTTTGACTGGTTCTGTTTGTGGTATCCCCCAGGGTGGTTAATTTTATTCAATCGCCACTGGCAACATTATCACGCCGATCCTGATGGCTGGAATTGGCTAGAGTATATTCTGTTTCTCATTCCTTGCGGCTTTTATTTGGCATTGTTTATCCGTTGGTTACGCCTAGGTTGTCGTTTCCCTAGAAATCAACAACAATTGTTCGATCCTAAATATCAGCAAGCATTTCGTAATGAAATTCTCAATCCAATAGTTAAATTCTACTTTCGCGCCGACCTAAAACAAATAGAGAATTTACCAGATCCACCGTTGCTTATAGTAATGAACCATGCGGGAATGTGCTTTCCGTGGGATTTTTTGGTACTCGGTTATCTCTTATCAGAAGCACGCGATTGGACTGTACAACCACTTGCAGGTGTAGCATTATTCGATCACCCTTGGATGAGGTGGTGGCTACCCTCTGGATGGGCACAAGTTTTAGGTGGAGTCAAAGCAGAACGCGACGAGTTTGAAGCAGCATTAGCACAAGAAACAGTTTTATTATACGCGCCTGAAGGCTTACGCGGTCCAATGAAAGGATGGCATAAAAGATATCAATTAGAAACGTTTGATTCAAGTTTTATTCAATTGAGCGATCGCTACAATATCCCGATCCTTCCAGTCGTTTGTCTTGGTAATGAATATCTACATCCTTGGGCAATCAATTTTAAAACTTTAGCTAAAAAAATTTATCTTCCTTTTTTACCACTTTCCCCTTTAATAGCGCTATTTGCACTTTTTCCTTCAATGGGTGTTTGGGCGATGCGATCGCGCTTGTGCTACTTCATTCAACCTGTGTATAAAACTGAGCTGAAAGTAGATGGTAATTCAAAAAGGCGACGTGCTTATCAAGAAGCACAATCGCTACGTAACAAAATGCAAAACTTAATCAATTAA
- the arsB gene encoding ACR3 family arsenite efflux transporter, with protein MSTKNPQANRVAVKAGSNLSFFEKYLTVWVFLCIFAGILLGRLFPGVAVALDAMSIYQVSIPIAICLFFMMYPIMVKIDFTQAKNAIRAPKPVILTLVVNWLIKPFTMVAFAQFFLGWLFRNFLTGTELIRGVEVTLANSYIAGTILLGIAPCTAMVLMWGYLSYSNQGHTLVMVAVNSLAMLFLYAPLGRWLLAANDLTVPWQTIVLSVLIYVGLPLIAGMYSRYWIFKHKGREWFERRFLKYLSPIAITALLVTLVLLFSFKGDLIVSNPLHILLIAVPLFIQTNFIFLITYVAALKMKLSYEDAAPAALIGASNHFEVAIATAVTLFGLNSGAALATVVGVLIEVPVMLMLVEVCKRTAAWFPRELEKATLRDPRCVSAYK; from the coding sequence ATGAGTACAAAGAATCCTCAAGCAAATCGAGTAGCAGTTAAAGCTGGTAGCAATCTCAGTTTTTTTGAAAAATACCTTACTGTTTGGGTGTTCTTGTGTATTTTTGCAGGAATTTTACTCGGTAGGTTATTTCCTGGGGTTGCGGTTGCGTTAGATGCAATGAGTATCTATCAAGTGTCAATTCCGATCGCGATATGTCTCTTTTTCATGATGTATCCGATTATGGTAAAAATTGACTTTACTCAAGCAAAAAATGCCATCCGTGCCCCAAAACCTGTCATTCTAACTTTAGTGGTGAACTGGTTGATAAAACCATTTACAATGGTAGCGTTTGCCCAGTTTTTCTTAGGTTGGTTATTTCGTAACTTCCTCACAGGTACAGAACTGATTCGCGGCGTTGAAGTTACCTTAGCAAATTCTTACATTGCTGGAACAATTTTGTTAGGAATTGCCCCATGTACAGCCATGGTGTTGATGTGGGGATACTTATCTTACAGCAATCAGGGACATACCCTAGTCATGGTAGCGGTAAATTCGCTGGCAATGTTGTTTTTATACGCACCTTTAGGGCGATGGTTACTTGCAGCAAATGATTTGACTGTACCTTGGCAAACAATTGTTTTATCGGTATTGATTTACGTAGGCTTACCTTTGATTGCAGGAATGTACAGCCGCTACTGGATTTTTAAACATAAAGGTAGAGAGTGGTTTGAGCGTAGGTTTCTCAAATATTTGAGTCCGATTGCAATTACTGCATTACTCGTTACTTTGGTATTGCTATTTTCCTTCAAAGGCGATCTCATTGTTAGTAATCCCCTGCACATCTTACTCATTGCAGTTCCGCTATTTATTCAGACAAACTTCATTTTCTTAATTACGTATGTTGCCGCACTGAAAATGAAATTGTCATACGAAGATGCTGCACCAGCGGCGCTAATTGGTGCGAGTAATCACTTTGAAGTGGCGATCGCCACAGCAGTTACCCTTTTTGGTTTAAATTCAGGTGCAGCCCTTGCTACAGTAGTCGGTGTTTTAATCGAAGTACCTGTGATGTTGATGTTGGTTGAAGTATGTAAGCGAACCGCAGCATGGTTTCCTAGAGAACTCGAAAAAGCAACTTTAAGAGATCCTCGTTGTGTTAGTGCTTACAAGTAA
- the arsC gene encoding arsenate reductase, glutathione/glutaredoxin type: MKKVMFVCKKNSRRSQMAEGFARTIGEGKIAVTSSGLEASAVDPTTVEVMSEVGIDISNQTSKPLSDFNPEDYNAVISLCGCGVNLPEAWVLREVFQDWQLDDPEGESVDKFREVREQVKERVEKLIASLSS; the protein is encoded by the coding sequence ATGAAAAAAGTCATGTTCGTGTGCAAAAAAAACTCGCGCCGTTCCCAAATGGCAGAAGGCTTTGCACGTACAATCGGAGAAGGTAAAATTGCTGTTACAAGTTCTGGCTTAGAAGCGAGTGCAGTCGATCCCACCACAGTAGAAGTCATGTCAGAAGTTGGTATTGATATTAGCAATCAGACATCCAAACCTTTAAGCGATTTCAATCCAGAAGACTACAATGCAGTCATTTCCTTGTGTGGCTGTGGTGTTAACTTACCCGAAGCATGGGTATTGCGTGAAGTCTTTCAAGATTGGCAACTCGACGATCCTGAAGGCGAATCAGTAGATAAATTTCGTGAAGTGCGCGAACAAGTTAAAGAAAGAGTTGAAAAGCTTATAGCATCGCTTTCTTCGTAA
- a CDS encoding GNAT family N-acetyltransferase, whose translation MIYKEVIFSEFTEEITTYMYPCPPQDISETEAFISDSIGEMVDGWGLGLVILKRDSQEFLGCAGLHCINRKNPELGIWLKKTAHGNKYGLEAVTAIKDWADKNLEYKYLRYPVDKANIASRKIAEALGGKIIDEYYKTNMSGKTLNVVEYRIPKAQKKENSRKLNWIQY comes from the coding sequence ATGATTTACAAAGAAGTAATTTTTTCAGAATTTACGGAAGAAATTACTACTTATATGTATCCATGTCCACCTCAAGATATTTCAGAAACAGAAGCTTTTATTAGTGACTCCATCGGTGAAATGGTAGATGGTTGGGGTTTGGGACTTGTTATTTTGAAAAGAGACTCCCAAGAGTTTTTAGGTTGTGCTGGACTTCATTGTATAAACCGGAAAAATCCAGAATTAGGAATTTGGCTCAAAAAAACAGCACACGGTAATAAATATGGATTAGAGGCAGTTACAGCTATTAAAGACTGGGCTGATAAAAACTTAGAGTACAAATATTTACGTTATCCAGTTGACAAAGCAAATATTGCTAGTAGAAAGATTGCTGAAGCATTGGGAGGAAAGATTATCGATGAATACTACAAAACAAATATGAGTGGCAAGACTCTAAATGTAGTAGAGTATAGAATTCCTAAAGCCCAAAAAAAGGAAAATTCAAGGAAATTAAACTGGATTCAGTATTGA
- a CDS encoding metalloregulator ArsR/SmtB family transcription factor, whose translation MQVTSPDSVFLGFHALSDAIRINVIELLRDRELCVCELCDALGVTQSKLSFHLKTLKEAGLVRSRQEGRWIYYSLNLQQFVALEQYLAEFRRFSAIMPSRSCPD comes from the coding sequence ATGCAAGTTACATCTCCAGACTCAGTTTTTTTAGGTTTTCATGCTTTATCTGATGCCATCCGAATTAACGTTATTGAACTATTACGCGATCGCGAGTTGTGCGTTTGCGAATTGTGCGATGCTTTAGGCGTGACGCAATCAAAACTGTCTTTCCACCTCAAGACATTAAAAGAAGCGGGTTTAGTGCGATCGCGTCAAGAAGGACGTTGGATCTACTACAGCTTAAATTTACAGCAATTTGTCGCTTTAGAGCAATATTTAGCCGAATTTCGGCGTTTTAGTGCTATTATGCCGAGTCGTTCGTGTCCAGATTAG
- the arsH gene encoding arsenical resistance protein ArsH — protein sequence MTFNHKPRILFLYGSLRERSYSRLLAEEAARIIEEFGAEVRFFDPRELPVHSSVPDTHHKVQELRELSLWSEGQVWSSPEMHGNITGIMKNQIDWIPLSLGAVRPTQGRTLAVMQVSGGSQSFNAVNTLRILGRWMRMFTIPNQSSVAKAYQEFNDDGTMKDSPYRDRVIDVMEELYKFTLLLRDKIDYLTDRYSERKEKAAKEVIQIANSALEVKTNNQ from the coding sequence ATGACATTTAATCACAAACCACGCATTTTGTTTTTGTATGGTTCTTTACGCGAACGTTCTTACAGTCGTCTGTTAGCAGAAGAAGCTGCAAGAATCATTGAGGAATTTGGTGCAGAAGTGCGGTTTTTCGATCCGCGTGAGTTACCTGTTCATAGCAGCGTACCCGATACACATCATAAGGTACAGGAACTGCGAGAATTAAGTTTATGGTCAGAAGGACAAGTTTGGTCGAGTCCTGAAATGCACGGTAATATCACCGGCATTATGAAAAATCAAATTGATTGGATTCCTCTAAGTTTAGGTGCAGTTAGACCAACGCAGGGTAGAACGCTAGCTGTAATGCAAGTGAGTGGTGGTTCGCAGTCATTTAATGCTGTGAATACACTGCGAATTTTAGGGCGATGGATGCGGATGTTTACAATTCCGAATCAGTCTTCGGTTGCAAAAGCGTATCAAGAGTTTAATGACGACGGGACAATGAAGGATTCGCCCTATCGCGATCGCGTCATCGACGTGATGGAAGAACTCTATAAATTCACGCTACTACTGCGCGACAAAATAGATTATCTCACCGATAGATACAGCGAACGCAAAGAAAAAGCGGCAAAAGAAGTTATCCAGATAGCCAATAGTGCTTTAGAAGTCAAAACGAACAACCAGTAA